One genomic region from Torulaspora delbrueckii CBS 1146 chromosome 4, complete genome encodes:
- the BNA6 gene encoding nicotinate-nucleotide diphosphorylase (carboxylating) (similar to Saccharomyces cerevisiae BNA6 (YFR047C); ancestral locus Anc_3.563) — protein MPQFENLLPANGQWKQDVTNWLQEDVPSFDYGGFVVGSARKEATLLCKQDGILCGVPFAQEVFKQCQLDVEWLYKEGDELQPSKIDSGKLPVARVSGEARNILLAERTALNLISRSSGIATASRKTVTTARRVGYKGIIAGTRKTTPGLRLLEKYSMVVGGCDSHRYDLSSMVMLKDNHIWSLGSITKAVQSAREACGFAVKIEVECQTEEEADEAIEAGADVIMLDNFTHDSLKVCAQSLKLKWQGKKQFLLECSGGLKLDNLENYLCPEIDVYSTSSIHQGTGVIDFSLKLDH, from the coding sequence ATGCCTCAATTTGAGAATCTATTGCCGGCCAATGGCCAATGGAAACAAGACGTAACCAATTGGCTACAAGAAGATGTGCCTAGCTTTGATTATGGCGGTTTCGTAGTGGGATCAGCAAGGAAAGAGGCTACTTTACTATGTAAACAAGATGGTATACTTTGCGGGGTCCCATTCGCACAGGAAGTCTTCAAACAATGTCAACTGGACGTGGAATGGCTTTACAAAGAGGGTGATGAGTTGCAGCCCTCTAAGATTGACTCAGGAAAGCTGCCAGTCGCTCGAGTCAGTGGGGAAGCTAGAAATATCTTACTTGCTGAGAGAACAGCACTGAACTTAATCAGCAGAAGCTCGGGGATTGCGACTGCTTCAAGGAAGACAGTAACCACTGCCCGTAGAGTTGGATATAAAGGTATCATCGCAGGGACTAGGAAGACTACTCCGGGGCTTCGTCTACTCGAGAAATACTCGATGGTTGTCGGAGGTTGTGATTCCCACAGGTATGATCTGTCCTCGATGGTCATGTTGAAGGACAATCACATCTGGTCCTTAGGATCTATCACGAAAGCTGTTCAGAGCGCCAGAGAAGCGTGTGGATTCGCTGTCAAGATCGAAGTCGAGTGTCAGACAGAGGAAGAGGCAGATGAGGCCATTGAAGCCGGAGCTGATGTTATCATGCTTGATAACTTCACTCACGACTCTCTCAAAGTGTGTGCCCAAAGTTTGAAACTAAAATGGCAAGGCAAGAAACAGTTCTTGTTAGAATGTAGTGGTGGTCTAAAGTTAGACAATCTGGAGAACTATCTCTGTCCCGAGATCGATGTTTACAGCACAAGTAGTATCCACCAAGGAACTGGAGTCATTGATTTCTCGCTAAAACTTGACCATTGA
- the KAP114 gene encoding karyopherin KAP114 (similar to Saccharomyces cerevisiae KAP114 (YGL241W); ancestral locus Anc_3.564) — MEPDLLFDSQQLIKEAQSADDVVRRSAEAQLLELSDRDASLVFLSFMKVASDSQELLSSRQFALVSLRKLITMYWSPGFESYRSCSNLKEEAKETVRDYLLKLCLNDQEISKVISAAAYCVVQISAVDFPDQWPKLLTVLYDGILNKHSLSAMSLLTEIYDDVMSEEMFFEEGIGLETIRIVFQIVRDPNTNLEAKLAGFNLFHACLQQILTVDLNSAPKRKEMTVECAKEALTVWGEHLQSHSITEHSLQLQIKGRIYEDLSLMKNELSKKLIPDALYVPFKELVLIDLETAGKVYLSISQGFVEGYRLDDLNECAIHIIEFLTATCHFTMDSAEVERIITALGELCCLDNDTVTLWLEDFNSYISMESGLTASYSVRDQASELLTSMDGRNYSLVCQHILYKVSHLNEWKQEWKFQESFLFLVQAAALNESLPSGNFINEIREVLSFLGSMLCSEDVVSFVSSRIILLLPKILEKYMDLLDDVRILTSHLLTKSAELALATNDDIIKASVLIAFTYCSNFAELSSVLGQEVCEITQKRVLGLIARISEDAEDDTDGVLMEVLNNVIDCNTPGVPNNEIVQTEFSLVLKISAKDPANIQIVVESQECLEKLLENLDIDHYKNYVETWLPSFMKSIEGSAQTKYAYSPLLSLVLQFLTTFLKKPTDYQLPTVMCNLTFEPLRQILLNSEDDETIQLATEAFSYFLYNTDPTVVAPHLEAIVAILDRLLSFDVSDAAAMYVGSLIVTVFTRFSTEIENMMPIILRAAANRLIQAKHLSTSQNLLSVFCFLTSVDPRQTVDFLFGLHLDNTEHNALYSIVSIWLESFESIRGERRTKENVIALIKLYLLHDKRLMEMQVNDEIIPYEGEQIITRSMAKKMPDRYSQVSVYTKIIKLFVAELNFQDKQPDPERFITSDMAKEGNNGNSDNDTDSDGEWEDVEDVLNYEKLQEYVDESDQDGEGSDSDDFFASAIDEYSNASVRDILVSFFKEVAANNTGGFRDIYNSLTEVEKKILSENLV; from the coding sequence ATGGAGCCGGATTTGCTTTTTGATAGTCAGCAGTTGATCAAGGAGGCCCAATCCGCTGACGATGTGGTCAGAAGAAGTGCTGAAGCTCAACTTTTAGAGCTCTCTGATCGCGATGCCTCACTCGTGTTCCTTTCGTTCATGAAAGTTGCTAGTGATTCACAGGAACTTCTTTCTTCCCGGCAATTTGCATTAGTCTCGCTAAGGAAACTTATAACAATGTATTGGAGTCCTGGCTTCGAATCTTATAGATCATGCTCGAACCTGAAGGAGGAAGCTAAAGAGACAGTAAGAGACTATCTCCTGAAACTCTGTCTAAATGATCAGGAAATATCCAAAGTCATTAGCGCAGCAGCATACTGCGTTGTCCAAATTTCAGCGGTTGACTTTCCTGACCAATGGCCTAAATTACTCACAGTACTCTACGATGGGATCCTTAATAAGCATTCACTTTCAGCAATGTCGCTATTAACTGAAATCTATGACGATGTCATGTCAGAAGAGATGTTTTTCGAGGAAGGTATCGGATTGGAGACCATTCGCATCGTATTTCAGATTGTTAGAGATCCAAACACCAACTTGGAGGCAAAATTGGCGGGATTTAACTTATTTCATGCTTGCTTGCAGCAAATACTGACAGTCGATCTTAATTCAGCTCCAAAACGGAAAGAGATGACAGTCGAGTGCGCTAAAGAAGCCCTTACGGTTTGGGGTGAACATTTGCAAAGTCACTCCATCACGGAACATTcattgcaattgcaaattAAGGGAAGGATTTACGAGGATTTgtctttgatgaagaacGAGTTATCCAAGAAGTTGATCCCAGATGCTCTTTACGTgcctttcaaagaactaGTGTTGATTGACCTAGAGACAGCTGGTAAAGTTTATCTCTCAATTTCCCAGGGCTTTGTCGAAGGGTACCGACTGGATGACTTGAATGAATGTGCCATTCACATAATCGAATTTCTTACAGCCACATGCCATTTCACCATGGATTCAgcagaagttgaaagaatcatcACAGCTTTGGGTGAGCTGTGCTGTCTGGATAACGATACAGTCACCCTTTGGTTGGAAGACTTCAATAGTTATATCTCTATGGAAAGTGGATTGACGGCATCATACAGTGTTAGAGATCAAGCATCGGAGCTACTTACTTCGATGGACGGGCGAAACTATAGCCTAGTTTGTCAGCATATTCTCTACAAGGTGTCTCATTTGAACGAGTGGAAGCAAGAGTGGAAATTTCAGGAGtctttcttgttcttggTACAAGCGGCAGCTCTTAATGAATCCTTACCATCTGGCAATTTCATCAACGAGATAAGAGAAGTTTTATCCTTCTTAGGATCAATGCTATGCTCTGAGGATGTTGTCAGCTTTGTCAGCTCTAGAATTATACTTTTATTGCCCAAGATCCTTGAAAAGTACATGGACCTTTTGGATGATGTCAGGATATTAACTTCTCATCTCCTAACGAAGTCAGCGGAATTAGCTCTCGCGaccaatgatgatattATAAAAGCCTCTGTTCTAATAGCCTTCACGTATTGCTCGAATTTTGCTGAACTATCATCGGTCCTTGGACAAGAAGTGTGTGAAATTACTCAAAAGAGAGTTTTAGGTTTGATTGCACGAATCTCTGAGGATGCGGAAGATGATACGGACGGGGTGCTTATGGAGGTATTGAACAATGTTATTGACTGCAATACTCCAGGAGTGCCCAACAACGAGATTGTACAGACAGAGTTTTCCCTagtgttgaagatttcggCGAAGGATCCAGCTAATATACAGATTGTTGTCGAGTCACAGGAATGCCTTGAAAAGCTTCTAGAAAACCTGGATATTGACCACTATAAGAATTACGTCGAGACTTGGTTGCCGTCTTTCATGAAGAGCATTGAGGGGAGTGCTCAGACCAAGTATGCATATTCTCCACTACTCTCACTcgttttgcaattcttgACCACCTTCCTAAAAAAACCGACAGACTACCAGCTGCCAACAGTCATGTGTAACCTGACTTTTGAGCCATTACGCCAAATTTTATTGAATTcagaggatgatgagacaATACAACTAGCTACCGAAGCTTTCAGCTATTTTCTCTATAACACCGATCCTACGGTAGTAGCACCCCACTTAGAGGCCATCGTCGCGATATTGGATAGACTACTTTCATTTGATGTATCGGACGCTGCTGCCATGTATGTGGGATCACTAATAGTCACAGTGTTCACAAGATTTTCTACCGAAATAGAGAACATGATGCCTATCATCCTTAGGGCTGCAGCCAATAGGCTCATTCAAGCCAAGCATCTATCCACatctcaaaatcttttaTCTGTCTTCTGCTTCTTAACGTCAGTCGACCCTCGACAAACCGTCGATTTCCTTTTCGGTTTACATCTTGACAACACCGAGCATAATGCTCTTTATTCGATAGTTTCAATCTGGTTAGAGTCCTTCGAGTCGATCAGAGGTGAGagaagaaccaaagaaaatgTGATAGCTCTCATAAAGTTATATCTACTACATgacaagagattgatggAAATGCAAGTCAACGATGAAATTATACCATATGAAGGTGAGCAAATCATAACAAGATCCATGGCTAAGAAGATGCCGGACAGATACTCACAAGTCTCGGTGTACACCAAGATTATCAAGCTTTTTGTTGCGGAACTCAATTTCCAGGACAAACAACCAGACCCAGAACGATTTATCACTAGCGATATGGCTAAAGAAGGCAATAACGGTAATAGTGATAATGACACAGATTCTGATGGTGAGTGGGAGGATGTGGAAGATGTGCTCAACTACGAGAAGTTACAAGAGTATGTCGATGAAAGTGACCAAGATGGTGAAGGCTCTGATTCCGACGATTTCTTCGCCAGTGCAATCGATGAGTATTCCAATGCGAGCGTTAGAGACATTCTTGTATCATTTTTCAAGGAAGTTGCAGCCAACAACACTGGTGGATTCAGAGACATTTATAACTCATTGACGGAagttgagaagaaaattttgaGTGAAAATTTGGTCTAA
- the ANK1 gene encoding ankyrin repeat-containing protein ANK1 (similar to Saccharomyces cerevisiae YGL242C; ancestral locus Anc_3.565) yields MSSEGASYGEQLLEASRRNNVDLLNDILESVKNDPVKIAEIVNFSKDPFGNTALHLCCKSGSWEVLDILLDQGDIEIDPQNKLDGDTPLHFTVRYAQDEPEHGTFIARNLIEVGADPRLRNKHNQKPIDLIHSEDLDELTDLLQGAELAIDMGGHQAEEDEDIIDDGSDDEDVDLDSRN; encoded by the coding sequence ATGTCATCTGAAGGTGCGTCGTATGGTGAACAGCTGTTGGAAGCCTCTCGTAGAAATAATGTGGACCTGTTGAATGACATCTTAGAGAGTGTTAAAAATGATCCTGTTAAGATTGCAGAGATCGTCAACTTTTCCAAGGATCCTTTTGGAAACACAGCGCTCCATCTATGCTGCAAATCGGGATCCTGGGAAGTCCTGGACATCCTATTAGACCAGGGTGATATAGAAATAGATCCTCAGAACAAACTAGATGGTGATACACCACTTCATTTCACTGTGAGATATGCTCAAGATGAACCTGAGCACGGGACGTTTATAGCCCGGAATCTAATAGAAGTGGGCGCCGATCCTAGGCTGAGGAATAAGCACAATCAAAAGCCCATTGACTTGATTCATAGCGAGGACCTCGATGAGCTCACTGATCTTTTACAAGGTGCGGAACTGGCGATAGATATGGGAGGACATCAAgcggaagaagatgaagacatTATAGATGACGGAtcggatgatgaagacgtCGACTTagattcaagaaattaG
- the TAD1 gene encoding tRNA-specific adenosine deaminase (similar to Saccharomyces cerevisiae TAD1 (YGL243W); ancestral locus Anc_3.566), with protein MQTRNWSDRLGDRIAKLFEDEYLKLSSACKPVIRSNGSKEWTVLSGIVAIDHLSVDKKLRLVSIGTGVKALPDATLERSHGRMVHDCHAEILALRGFNTVLLEHMNYMVTEQCGETDLIERTTAGVCILKSKWKLALYISTLPCGDASMKDLQTYNNTDTNRKQELTFEENTEIQWIDQKIRSILRGRFNYDRLGVVRTKPGRYDSQITFSKSCSDKLCIKQVTSILNSLTWSLMAQPVFLDYLVIPNLAVDRCQGVHHSFQDRLGRLPQKSLELLECNVPFFDNKSSKSEEPSSMSSVKLFLDLPERKCTEQAILNGLKNGFYTKGNKPLRKNCESAVSRLAQWKIYVNIRPDAKQQTYLEFKAGLSERNRIIQEVKKVLSPDGWISTRNDDCHILCDTAV; from the coding sequence ATGcaaacaagaaattggagTGACAGACTGGGTGACCGTATTGCTAAACTTTTCGAGGACGAATACCTCAAGTTAAGCTCTGCATGTAAGCCAGTAATACGCTCGAATGGATCAAAAGAATGGACTGTTCTAAGTGGCATAGTTGCCATAGACCACTTATCTGTTGACAAAAAACTAAGATTGGTCAGCATTGGCACCGGAGTAAAAGCACTGCCAGATGCCACTCTTGAAAGGAGCCATGGAAGGATGGTTCATGATTGCCATGCCGAGATTTTAGCTCTGAGAGGGTTTAATACCGTTCTACTAGAGCATATGAATTACATGGTTACCGAGCAATGTGGGGAAACAGACCTCATTGAGAGAACTACGGCGGGAGTTTGCATTCTGAAGAGTAAGTGGAAGCTGGCTTTGTACATCAGTACGCTTCCGTGTGGTGATGCTAGCATGAAGGACCTACAAACATACAATAACACAGATACCAATCGAAAACAGGAGCTtacatttgaagagaatacTGAGATTCAATGGATTGATCAGAAAATTAGGTCCATTTTGCGAGGGCGATTCAATTATGACCGGCTTGGAGTAGTCAGGACCAAGCCCGGAAGATACGACTCACAGATCACATTTTCCAAGTCGTGCTCCGACAAATTGTGTATTAAGCAGGTAACATCAATCCTTAACAGCCTCACATGGAGCTTGATGGCACAGCCCGTCTTTTTAGACTACCTAGTCATTCCAAATCTGGCAGTTGATAGATGCCAAGGTGTACACCACAGTTTTCAAGATAGACTTGGTAGACTCCCGCAAAAGAGTTTGGAGCTTTTAGAGTGCAACGTTCCCTTTTTCGACAACAAATCTAGCAAGAGTGAAGAACCCTCGTCAATGTCGAGTGTCAAGTTATTTCTGGACCTACCAGAAAGAAAGTGCACGGAACAAGCGATTCTGAACGGATTAAAGAATGGTTTTTACACCAAAGGTAATAAGCCGCTGAGGAAAAACTGTGAGTCGGCCGTGAGTAGGCTTGCTCAGTGGAAAATTTACGTTAACATAAGGCCAGATGCCAAGCAACAAACCTATTTGGAATTTAAAGCAGGTTTGAGTGAGAGAAATAGAATAATTCAAGAAGTAAAAAAAGTACTCTCGCCTGACGGCTGGATCAGTACGAGAAACGACGACTGTCACATACTCTGCGATACGGCTGTATGA
- the CSE1 gene encoding importin-alpha export receptor (similar to Saccharomyces cerevisiae CSE1 (YGL238W); ancestral locus Anc_3.561) yields MSDLDTTARLLAESVVASTSKNAEKSLKSLEDQDGFGLTLLHVVASSNLPTPTRLAGALFFKNFIKRKWIDEDGNHLLTPGNVELIKNEIVPLMITLPNNLQIQIGEAISVIADSDFPHAWPSLLQDLASRLSTDDMVTNKGVLTVAHSIFKRWRPLFRSDELFLEIKAVLDAFAVPFLNLLKNVDEQIGQNENNEASLNLLFDVLLVLVKLYYDFNCQDIPEFFEDNIMTGMGILHKYLAYKNPLLDDPEETEHAGILLKVKASIQELVQLYTARYEDVFGPMINEFIEITWNLLTSMSSQPKYDILISKSLSFLTAVSRIPKYFEFFDSEFAMNNVAEQIILPNVTLRESDIELFEDDPIEYIRRDLEGSDTDTRRRACTDFLKELKSKNEQLVTNVFLGHISKFFEQYQSNPSANWRYKDLCVFLFTALAANVNVTSTGVSATNNLLDVVDFFAKQIVPDLTQSVPNVILKVDAIKYVYVFRNQLNKSQLIEIMPILANFLQMNEYVVYTYAAVTIERILTIRQSNTSPFFIFNKTDLSDSAKILLNNLLRLILKQGSSPEKLAENEFLMRALFRVLQTSEDTVQDMFPDILGQLLNIINVIAKNPSNPRFSHYTFESIGSIMTSCPVSSLTSLADTIMPTFLTILSEDIQEFIPYVFQITAYIVEKGESVPDSIKQLAQPILSPVIWELKGNVPAVTRLLKSLIKTDQSLFSDLIPVLGVFQRLIASKAYDVYGFELLETIVFNVDINLLKPYLKQVAVLLLQRLQNSKTEKYVKKFVVFLGMVSTALGPDLVPSFIDEVQDGLFLQIWPSFVLHTLPTIGNLLDRKIALLGASNVMINGQVFANKYSSLLPSTLESIVETTASESVAHMKNDHVDLDNLEEISTFGSSFSILVSIAEKPLDPIPNVDLTLGVKAHVAHSLQKYDQSGPLLSNIASQISEDAQLKLKALLSLP; encoded by the coding sequence ATGTCAGATTTGGATACTACGGCAAGATTATTGGCAGAATCCGTGGTAGCATCTACATCAAAAAATGCTGAGAAAAGCCTAAAATCACTGGAGGATCAGGATGGATTTGGGCTTACTTTGCTGCATGTTGTAGCATCATCGAATTTACCGACTCCGACGAGGTTGGCTGGCGCTCTCTTCTTTaagaatttcatcaagagGAAATggatcgatgaagatggtaatCATTTGTTGACACCAGGCAACGTGGAGCTTATAAAGAACGAGATCGTTCCTCTTATGATTACTCTCCCAAATAATTtacaaattcaaattggtGAAGCAATTTCTGTGATCGCTGATTCAGATTTTCCACATGCATGGCCATCTTTGTTGCAAGATTTGGCTAGCAGATTATCCACCGACGACATGGTGACAAACAAGGGTGTACTCACTGTGGCACATTCgattttcaaaagatggaGGCCACTTTTCAGATCAGATGAACTATTTCTTGAGATCAAGGCTGTTTTGGACGCGTTTGCAGTGCCTTTCTTGAACCTGCTGAAAAATGTGGACGAACAAATCGGTCAAAATGAAAATAACGAGGCTTCATTGAATCTACTATTTGATGTCCTGCTGGTGCTCGTCAAGCTATATTACGACTTCAATTGCCAAGATATTCCagagttctttgaagataatATTATGACCGGGATGGGGATCCTTCATAAGTACCTAGCCTACAAGAATCCTTTACTTGATGACCCCGAAGAGACTGAACATGCAGGTATTCTGTTGAAAGTCAAGGCTTCCATTCAGGAGCTTGTACAACTGTACACGGCGAGGTACGAAGATGTTTTTGGACCTATGATTAATGAGTTTATCGAGATAACGTGGAACCTCCTAACATCAATGTCTTCTCAGCCCAAGTACGACATCTTGATCTCCAAGTCGTTGTCGTTCCTCACTGCGGTTTCCAGAATTCCAAAATActttgaattcttcgaCAGCGAATTCGCGATGAATAATGTGGCGGAACAAataattcttccaaatgTTACCTTGCGAGAATCAGATATCgaattgtttgaagatgatccTATCGAGTACATTCGCAGGGATTTAGAAGGCTCTGACACTGATACAAGACGAAGAGCATGCACtgattttttgaaggaattgaagagcAAAAATGAGCAGCTTGTTACCAACGTGTTTCTGGGCCATATAAGTaagttctttgaacaatatCAGTCGAATCCATCTGCTAATTGGAGATACAAGGACCTCTGTGTTTTCCTTTTCACTGCATTGGCCGCTAACGTTAACGTCACCAGTACTGGAGTTTCTGCAACAAATAACCTTTTAGACGTGGTAGATTTTTTTGCTAAGCAAATTGTTCCCGATTTGACACAGAGCGTTCCAAATGTAATTTTGAAGGTTGACGCTATAAAGTACGTTTACGTCTTTAggaatcaattgaacaaaagTCAACTAATTGAAATTATGCCCATCTTAGCAAATTTTTTGCAGATGAATGAATACGTGGTTTACACCTATGCAGCTGTCaccattgaaagaattctgACAATTAGACAGTCAAACACATCCccatttttcatcttcaacaagacAGATTTATCAGATAGTGCAAAGATTTTATTGAACAATCTGCTTCGCCTAATATTGAAGCAAGGTTCGTCACCTGAAAAGCTGGCTGAAAACGAGTTTCTGATGAGAGCTTTATTCAGAGTGCTGCAAACCTCCGAGGATACAGTACAGGACATGTTCCCCGATATATTAGGTCAACTACTAAACATCATTAACGTAATCGCCAAGAATCCTTCCAATCCACGGTTTTCGCATTACacttttgaatcaattggCTCAATCATGACCTCATGCCCGGTTTCATCCCTTACATCCCTAGCCGATACAATAATGCCAACATTTTTGACAATATTATCCGAagatattcaagaattcataCCGTAcgtttttcaaatcacaGCATATATCGTCGAGAAAGGTGAGTCGGTACCTGATAGTATAAAGCAGCTGGCCCAACCAATTTTGTCACCTGTCATTTGGGAACTGAAGGGAAATGTTCCAGCGGTTACTAGGCTGCTAAAAAGTTTAATCAAGACAGATCAATCATTGTTTTCAGACCTTATCCCAGTTCTTGGTGTTttccaaagattgattGCCTCTAAAGCTTATGATGTTTATGGCTTTGAACTGTTGGAGACCATTGTTTTTAATGTTGACATCAATCTACTGAAGCCCTATCTGAAGCAGGTTGCAGTCCTCTTACTCCAACGtttacaaaattcaaagacGGAGAAGTATGTTAAGAAATTTGTTGTCTTCCTAGGAATGGTTTCTACAGCACTTGGCCCAGATCTGGTCCCATCATTTATTGACGAAGTACAAGATGGGTTGTTTTTGCAAATATGGCCGAGCTTTGTCCTTCACACTTTACCCACTATTGGAAATCTGCTAGACCGTAAAATTGCATTACTAGGCGCCTCAAATGTCATGATAAATGGACAAGTCTTTGCAAATAAGTACTCCTCGCTGCTGCCTTCAACCCTGGAGAGTATCGTTGAAACGACCGCTTCCGAAAGTGTCGCGCACATGAAAAACGATCATGTGGACCTGGATAACCTCGAGGAAATCTCAACGTTCGGTTCGAGCTTCAGCATTCTGGTCAGTATAGCCGAGAAGCCACTCGATCCAATACCAAATGTTGATTTAACCCTGGGCGTGAAAGCTCACGTTGCTCACTCGTTACAAAAATATGATCAATCTGGGCCACTTCTGAGTAACATCGCCTCGCAAATTTCAGAGGACGCTCAGTTGAAGTTGAAGGCTTTGTTATCCTTACCTTGA
- the DOC1 gene encoding anaphase promoting complex subunit DOC1 (similar to Saccharomyces cerevisiae DOC1 (YGL240W); ancestral locus Anc_3.562), translating to MESELVNEILNSLAPVSALQPVHLKRNKSLVLDDTVIDDKTRDLFVNGFQEESQYATMTTEKLATRFTQGLQMFDYESLTDVGHLAHWKASSFKPGNPIENALDDNPDTLWQSDGSQPHQVDVYFSKRMSIVLLALYFSLLTDESYTPRFVSIYVGHSPMDAIFYKSIEVRNVNGWVALSFEDSRPSDRLLKCQFIRLVFPINHENGKDTHLRGIKLFTPSRKLATETIGLIQCFGNGSKLMTGCSLR from the coding sequence ATGGAGAGCGAATTGGTTAACGAGATCTTGAACAGTTTGGCGCCAGTTTCAGCTCTTCAGCCAGTTCATTTAAAGCGTAATAAGAGCCTTGTATTGGATGACACAGTGATCGACGACAAAACAAGGGACCTGTTCGTCAATGGGTTCCAAGAGGAGTCTCAGTATGCTACAATGACTACAGAGAAGCTAGCTACAAGATTTACACAGGGTCTGCAAATGTTTGACTATGAAAGCTTGACCGACGTAGGGCATTTGGCTCACTGGAAGGCCTCTTCATTCAAACCCGGTAATCCAATCGAGAATGCATTAGATGATAATCCCGATACGTTATGGCAAAGTGATGGATCCCAACCTCACCAGGTCGATGTTTATTTCAGCAAAAGGATGAGTATTGTCCTTCTAGCGCTCTACTTTTCCTTACTCACCGATGAGTCCTACACTCCAAGGTTTGTATCGATCTACGTGGGACATTCTCCAATGGATGCAATATTTTACAAGAGTATAGAAGTGAGGAACGTCAATGGATGGGTTGCATTGTCTTTTGAAGACAGCCGTCCCAGCGATAGGCTACTAAAATGTCAGTTTATCCGCCTGGTTTTTCCAATTAACCATGAAAACGGGAAAGATACTCACTTAAGAGGCATCAAATTATTCACACCCTCGAGGAAACTTGCTACAGAGACCATTGGGCTCATCCAATGCTTTGGAAACGGCAGTAAGCTCATGACAGGGTGCTCTTTACGCTGA